From Candida dubliniensis CD36 chromosome 7, complete sequence, the proteins below share one genomic window:
- a CDS encoding allantoate permease, putative, whose amino-acid sequence MPVTEKDGANSGANSIASNNSSSSFKKQDNKVVTYVESNSSLESDELSKNPFLDPKVEEYYRELYEDSKYESYSAFDPQFTWSKEEENKVVKKINVRVALTACMLFVGLQVDRGNLQQAVSDNLLKDLGLTTNDYNTGNTIFYVCFLVAELPSQLISKALGPDIFIPIQMCAWSIVAMSQAALKGKASFFVTRALIGALEGGFIADLVLWLSYFFTSKELPVKLSWFWTTLSLVQIGTSLLAFGILRMRGVAGLEGWRWLFLLEGIITLLIGIAAFYLMVPSAVQTKNWMHPKGWFTDREEKIVVNRILRDDPTKGSMHNRQGITPKALWNSLTDYNLWPIYAIGLIAYIGTSTFGAYFTLMNKQLGFSTFDTNLLTIPQAVLHIIFLLAITWFSEKVNDRAFVALIAPLYALPLIGIIRWWPGSGKNIWGTYVLNTLYVGQPYIHAICVSWVSRNSNHVRTRSISSAVYNMFVQLGSIIASNIYRKDDLPLYKRGNMQLFVITLILIPVLLLAKGYYVWQNKRRNNLWKAMTEEEKDDYRKTTKDEGAKRLDFRFSH is encoded by the coding sequence GGAAGAATATTACCGTGAATTATACGAAGattcaaaatatgaaaGTTACAGTGCATTTGATCCACAATTCACCTGGAGTAAAGAGGAAGAAAATAAAGTCgtcaaaaaaatcaacgTTCGGGTAGCGTTAACAGCATGTATGCTTTTTGTCGGGTTGCAGGTTGATAGAGGAAATCTCCAACAAGCAGTTAGTGATAACTTATTGAAAGATTTGGGGTTGACGACAAATGACTACAACACTGGAAATACTATCTTCTACGTCTGCTTCTTGGTTGCTGAGCTCCCTTCTCAATTAATTTCGAAAGCATTAGGTCCAGATATCTTTATTCCAATCCAAATGTGTGCATGGTCAATAGTTGCCATGAGCCAAGCAGCTTTAAAAGGCAAAGCGTCATTCTTCGTAACTAGAGCTCTCATTGGTGCTCTTGAAGGTGGGTTTATTGCCGATTTGGTATTATGGTTGAGTTATTTTTTCACAAGTAAAGAGTTGCCAGTGAAGTTATCATGGTTTTGGACCACCTTATCCTTGGTTCAGATTGGTACCTCACTATTAGCATTTGGTATTTTAAGAATGAGAGGCGTAGCTGGATTAGAAGGGTGGAGATGGCTCTTCTTACTTGAAGGTATAATTACACTCTTAATTGGTATTGCTGCATTCTACTTGATGGTTCCATCAGCAGTGCAAACTAAAAACTGGATGCACCCTAAAGGATGGTTTACTGACCGCGAGGAGAAGATTGTCGTCAACAGGATTTTGCGGGATGACCCTACCAAGGGATCCATGCACAATAGACAAGGAATCACCCCCAAGGCACTTTGGAACAGTTTAACTGATTATAATCTTTGGCCCATTTATGCCATTGGCCTTATTGCTTACATTGGTACCAGTACCTTCGGTGCTTACTTTACATTGATGAATAAGCAATTGGGATTCTCAACTTTTGACACTAATTTGTTAACCATTCCACAAGCTGTTTTGcatattatatttttgttaGCTATCACCTGGTTCTCAGAGAAGGTCAATGACAGGGCATTTGTCGCCTTAATTGCACCATTGTATGCTCTCCCACTCATCGGTATTATAAGATGGTGGCCAGGTTCCGGTAAGAACATATGGGGAACTTATGTTTTAAACACATTGTACGTTGGGCAACCCTACATTCATGCAATCTGTGTTTCGTGGGTATCAAGAAATTCAAACCATGTCAGAACTAGATCAATATCATCGGCAGTGTACAATATGTTTGTTCAATTGGGCTCCATCATTGCCTCCAACATTTACAGAAAGGACGATTTACCTTTGTACAAGCGTGGTAATATGCAATTGTTTGTGATAACTTTGATTCTAATCCCCGTTTTGCTCCTAGCCAAGGGCTACTATGTCTGGCAAAACAAGCgaagaaataatttatgGAAAGCCATGACTgaggaagaaaaagacGATTACAGAAAAACCACCAAAGATGAAGGTGCCAAGAGGTTGGATTTCAGATTTTCTCATTAA
- a CDS encoding allantoate permease, putative yields the protein MGHINKSTETMSNTRGLDTEMADHHKTKQSCQHAIDEKNSKENIEITISSANELSSLESDQLAKNPFLDPKVAEYYDTMYRTSNYESYSAFDPYFEWDPKEEKKLIGKLNYRVALTACFMFIALQVDRGNLSNATSDNFLDDLGLTTNDYNAGNTIFRVAFLLAEIPSQLISKALGPDIFIPIQICAWSIVAMCQAALSGKTSFFVTRLLIGAIEGGFIADLVLWLSYFFTGKELPVRLSWFWTTLSLVDIFNSLAAFGILRMRGMAGMAGWRWLFLLEGAFTLLIGIFSFYLMVPSAVQTKNWMHPKGWFTDREVKIVVNRILRDDPTKGSMHNRQGLTVRQIIKSFRDVDIFPLMAIGLINFIGSSTFGSYFALLNRQMGFSTFDTNLLMIPPKVLHIGFLLLITWLSEFINERSGVCLIAPLYSATIMAVIRWWPGSGKQVWPTYVLNTLYSGQPYIHAILVAWVSRNSNGVRTRSISSALYNMSVQLSSIIGQNVYRKDDLPLYKRGNMQLFFVEMATIPIIMLTKGYYMFKNQRREKLWNAMSEEEKDDYRKNSKVEGARRLDFRFAH from the coding sequence ATGGGACATATTAACAAATCAACAGAGACCATGTCAAACACGAGAGGTTTAGATACTGAAATGGCTGATCATCATAAAACCAAACAGAGCTGCCAACATGCAATCGACGAGAAGAACTCCAAGGAGAACATCGAGATCACCATTTCCTCAGCTAACGAATTATCGTCCCTTGAAAGCGACCAATTAGCCAAAAACCCATTTTTAGATCCCAAGGTTGCCGAATATTACGATACAATGTATCGAACTTCAAACTATGAAAGTTACTCCGCCTTTGATCCCTATTTTGAGTGGGACCCAAAAGAGGAAAAGAAACTCATTGGTAAATTGAATTACCGTGTTGCTTTGACAGCCTGCTTTATGTTTATTGCCCTTCAAGTCGATAGAGGCAACTTGAGTAACGCAACAAGTGACAACTTTTTAGATGATTTGGGGTTGACAACAAATGATTACAACGCAGGCAACACCATCTTTAGAGTTGCATTCTTGTTGGCAGAGATCCCTTCccaattaatttcaaaggCTTTAGGACCAGATATTTTCATTCCAATTCAGATTTGCGCTTGGAGTATTGTCGCCATGTGCCAAGCTGCTTTGTCAGGCAAAACATCATTTTTTGTCACCAGGTTATTGATTGGTGCCATAGAAGGTGGTTTCATTGCAGATTTGGTGTTATGGTTGAGCTACTTCTTTACAGGGAAAGAGTTGCCAGTTAGATTATCTTGGTTTTGGACAACTTTGTCATTGGTGGATATATTTAACTCCTTAGCTGCCTTTGGAATTTTAAGAATGAGAGGGATGGCCGGTATGGCTGGTTGGAGATGGCTATTTTTGCTTGAAGGTGCCTTTACGTTACTAATTGGTATATTTTCCTTCTACTTGATGGTCCCCTCAGCAGTGCAAACTAAAAATTGGATGCATCCTAAAGGTTGGTTCACTGACCGTGAAGTGAAAATTGTTGTCAACAGAATTTTGAGAGATGATCCCACAAAAGGATCCATGCATAACAGACAAGGTTTGACAGTCAGACAAATTATCAAGAGCTTTCGTGACGTCGACATCTTTCCCCTTATGGCAATAGGactaatcaattttattggaTCTTCTACGTTTGGGTCTTACTTCGCTCTATTGAACCGTCAAATGGGGTTTTCAACCTTCGACACGAACTTATTAATGATCCCACCTAAGGTGTTGCATATAGGCTTTTTGCTATTGATTACCTGGCTTTCAGAATTTATCAACGAAAGATCCGGTGTCTGTCTTATTGCTCCACTCTACTCGGCCACAATAATGGCTGTGATTAGATGGTGGCCCGGGTCGGGCAAACAAGTGTGGCCCACATATGTCCTCAACACTTTGTATTCCGGACAGCCATATATTCATGCCATTCTAGTTGCGTGGGTTTCAAGAAATTCCAATGGAGTTAGAACAAGGTCTATTAGTTCTGCTTTATACAATATGTCGGTCCAGTTGAGTAGCATCATTGGTCAGAATGTGTACCGGAAAGATGATTTGCCCTTATATAAAAGAGGAAATATGCAATTGTTCTTTGTTGAAATGGCCacaataccaataataatgttgaCTAAAGGGTACTATATGTTTAAGAACCAACGAAGAGAAAAATTATGGAATGCAATGTCTGAGGAGGAAAAGGATGACTATCGCAAGAATAGCAAAGTTGAAGGAGCCAGAAGGTTAGACTTTCGGTTTGCTCATTAG